From the Synergistaceae bacterium genome, one window contains:
- the mnmA gene encoding tRNA 2-thiouridine(34) synthase MnmA — protein MSVLIAMSGGVDSSVSAYLMREKYKICVGATMILHGNSPDDAQKICESLNIPHEIINCSKEFDSLVIQNFVKVYESGGTPNPCITCNKFLKFGLLFDHAKNLNLDRISTGHYARIERDTSGRYLLCKAKDSARDQSYVLYMLTQEKLAKIDFPLGDMTKPEVRELAESLNFINARKNDSQDICFVPDNNYAGFIESYTGKIYEPGNFINESGQIIGTHKGIINYTAGQRRGLGVAAKSRLYVAEINTSSNTITLAEDGAKILQARGVIADNANLIALDTINNLHARVKLRYRQKEIPAIINQINSDTLIIEFAEPQKVPAIGQAAVIYDGDTVIGGGTISRVIH, from the coding sequence ATGAGCGTTTTAATTGCCATGAGCGGAGGTGTTGACAGCAGCGTCTCCGCTTATTTAATGCGTGAGAAGTATAAAATATGCGTGGGAGCTACAATGATTTTGCACGGAAATTCACCCGATGATGCGCAAAAAATTTGTGAATCTCTTAATATTCCGCACGAAATAATTAACTGCTCGAAAGAATTTGACTCGCTCGTGATTCAAAATTTCGTGAAGGTCTACGAGTCAGGCGGCACCCCGAATCCCTGCATAACATGTAATAAATTCTTGAAGTTCGGATTATTATTCGATCACGCAAAAAATTTGAACCTCGACAGAATTTCTACCGGCCATTATGCAAGAATCGAGCGCGATACTTCAGGACGTTATTTATTGTGCAAGGCCAAAGATTCAGCACGGGATCAAAGCTACGTTCTTTACATGCTGACTCAGGAAAAACTCGCAAAAATTGATTTCCCGTTAGGAGACATGACAAAACCTGAAGTCAGAGAGCTTGCAGAGTCTTTAAATTTCATCAATGCGCGAAAAAATGACTCTCAAGATATTTGCTTTGTACCTGATAATAATTATGCGGGCTTTATCGAGTCTTACACGGGGAAAATTTATGAACCCGGAAATTTCATAAATGAGTCAGGCCAAATAATAGGCACTCACAAGGGAATCATAAATTATACAGCCGGACAAAGACGGGGGCTCGGTGTTGCTGCAAAATCACGGCTTTATGTCGCAGAAATTAATACGAGCTCGAACACTATAACGCTTGCTGAAGACGGCGCGAAAATCCTACAGGCCCGCGGAGTAATTGCCGATAACGCGAATTTAATAGCTCTTGACACAATAAATAATCTTCATGCACGAGTCAAATTGCGTTACAGACAAAAAGAGATTCCGGCAATAATCAATCAAATTAATTCTGACACGCTGATAATAGAATTTGCAGAACCTCAGAAAGTCCCGGCAATCGGCCAGGCAGCTGTAATTTATGACGGAGATACAGTGATCGGCGGCGGGACAATATCGCGAGTGATTCATTGA
- a CDS encoding phosphoenolpyruvate carboxykinase (ATP), with the protein MSTIGYYDPENFKKVYHAQPRTTIETLFYGNNVHHVLDLKEAYNLAKNSPGTIELTGMPVYKPTEQELPMDANVLLFNDGAIFGRTAAARRIVGYPDVDVAKYCKIIREAVYQMRYKKLYQADAYVGLDEDFMTSAHIILPEGYENNLYNWMINFQYANEAYKPRYEKSRRISDHDGDIFFVADPDWSHPDFPLGLAFFSPEENCAIVLGLRYFGELKKGTLTLAWGIAARNGYASCHGGLKRYTLKDGSNKKYVLAAFGLSGSGKSTITHAKHDGKYDVMVLHDDAFVVNVKDKYAIALEPTYFDKVADYPIGCPDNKFLLTLQNCGCVKDADGKLIAVTEDVRNGNGRAIKSRLWSPNRVDRIDEPLNAIFWLMRDPTLPPVLKLEGPSLASVLGATLATKRTSAENLAPGVDPDALVCEPYANPFRTYPLGMDYERFKQLISDGVDCYILNTGNFMGKPVGKENTLMIIERIVEGKANWVPFGKLSGIKTMEIPGFDADLSNEEYRTQLKKRFQDRLNFIKSRETERGGIDKLPADAVEAVEKLIAEIG; encoded by the coding sequence ATGTCAACAATCGGATATTATGATCCCGAAAATTTTAAGAAAGTCTATCACGCACAACCGCGTACAACAATCGAAACACTTTTTTACGGAAATAACGTTCATCACGTTTTAGACCTGAAAGAGGCCTACAATCTCGCGAAAAATTCACCCGGCACAATCGAATTAACCGGAATGCCCGTCTACAAGCCCACCGAGCAAGAATTACCAATGGACGCAAATGTATTACTCTTCAACGACGGCGCAATTTTCGGACGTACAGCAGCAGCACGCAGAATCGTCGGCTATCCTGATGTAGACGTTGCTAAATACTGCAAAATTATTCGTGAAGCGGTCTATCAAATGCGCTACAAAAAATTATATCAGGCAGACGCTTATGTAGGACTCGACGAAGATTTTATGACAAGCGCACATATTATTTTACCTGAAGGCTACGAGAACAATTTATACAACTGGATGATTAATTTCCAGTACGCAAATGAAGCCTACAAGCCTAGATACGAGAAATCACGCAGAATTTCAGATCATGACGGAGATATTTTCTTTGTAGCAGATCCCGACTGGTCGCACCCTGATTTTCCGCTCGGACTCGCTTTCTTCTCACCTGAAGAGAACTGCGCAATAGTTTTAGGCTTAAGATATTTCGGAGAACTCAAAAAAGGAACTCTCACACTTGCATGGGGAATCGCAGCTAGAAACGGTTACGCGTCATGCCACGGTGGTTTAAAGCGTTATACCCTCAAGGACGGCAGCAACAAAAAATATGTCTTGGCCGCATTTGGTCTGTCAGGGTCAGGAAAATCAACAATCACCCACGCAAAGCACGACGGAAAATATGACGTTATGGTCTTGCACGATGATGCATTTGTCGTAAACGTGAAGGATAAATACGCAATCGCATTAGAGCCGACATATTTTGACAAGGTTGCAGATTATCCGATCGGCTGCCCTGATAATAAATTCCTTCTTACATTACAGAATTGCGGATGTGTGAAAGACGCTGACGGAAAATTAATCGCAGTTACTGAAGACGTGAGAAACGGCAACGGACGCGCAATTAAATCACGTTTATGGTCGCCGAACAGAGTCGACAGAATCGACGAGCCGTTAAATGCTATTTTCTGGCTGATGAGAGATCCGACTCTGCCTCCTGTATTAAAACTTGAGGGACCTTCGCTCGCTTCAGTATTAGGCGCAACACTTGCAACAAAACGCACAAGCGCAGAAAATCTCGCCCCCGGTGTAGACCCAGACGCACTTGTTTGCGAGCCTTATGCTAACCCGTTCAGAACGTACCCGCTTGGAATGGACTACGAGAGATTCAAACAGTTAATTTCTGACGGTGTAGACTGCTACATTTTGAACACGGGCAATTTCATGGGCAAACCGGTCGGCAAAGAAAATACTTTGATGATCATTGAGCGCATTGTTGAGGGTAAAGCAAACTGGGTACCGTTCGGAAAATTGAGCGGCATTAAGACAATGGAAATTCCCGGCTTTGACGCAGATTTAAGCAACGAGGAATATCGCACGCAGTTGAAGAAACGTTTTCAGGATAGACTGAACTTCATTAAATCAAGAGAGACTGAGCGTGGCGGAATTGACAAACTTCCGGCAGATGCTGTAGAAGCAGTAGAAAAATTAATTGCTGAAATAGGCTAA
- a CDS encoding DUF327 family protein: MSPIQIKRSGGEPAASSQPRVEYGSSSTGQHAEPASPISASGFSFESAMESAELEDLLDQLYELSDKLSVFPGGKLIAEYRSVLHELLKRAAKGMRIKRDMRWRKTDRKMYVTIERAEKAMDELEEAFMYEGNRTKALALMEEIKGCLISLLM; this comes from the coding sequence GTGAGTCCCATTCAAATAAAACGTAGCGGGGGAGAACCTGCAGCATCATCACAGCCCAGAGTCGAATATGGAAGCTCAAGCACAGGACAGCACGCCGAACCAGCATCGCCGATTTCAGCGTCGGGATTCTCGTTTGAGTCAGCAATGGAGTCCGCCGAACTTGAAGATTTATTAGACCAGTTATACGAGCTTTCAGACAAGTTATCAGTTTTTCCGGGCGGAAAGTTAATCGCTGAATATAGATCCGTCCTGCATGAATTATTAAAGCGCGCTGCAAAGGGTATGCGAATCAAACGCGATATGAGGTGGCGCAAAACAGATAGAAAAATGTACGTAACTATCGAACGCGCAGAAAAAGCTATGGACGAGCTTGAAGAGGCTTTTATGTATGAAGGTAACCGCACAAAAGCACTGGCCTTAATGGAGGAGATAAAAGGTTGTCTGATCTCGCTGTTAATGTAA
- the tmk gene encoding dTMP kinase, protein MNAKFITIEGIDGTGKSTQAGKIAHWLKTFTGRETISTFEPGGCETCKKLREFILSSDNYNSLSELLLFLADRAEHVEKLILPELKAGHNVICERYNDSTLAYQSGGHNQNISRARELIKACNFPEPDIKIFLDIDPETAFKRVQARKNLHDKFESEGFDLMKRVADFYRSCSDFIVIKCDNLSIEETFSAIISKLEALLS, encoded by the coding sequence ATGAACGCAAAATTTATCACAATAGAAGGCATTGACGGAACCGGAAAAAGCACTCAGGCCGGAAAAATTGCACACTGGCTGAAAACTTTTACGGGGCGAGAAACTATTTCGACATTCGAACCGGGGGGCTGTGAGACCTGCAAAAAACTGCGCGAATTTATTTTGTCGAGCGATAATTATAACTCGTTGTCGGAGCTTTTATTATTTCTCGCTGACAGAGCCGAACACGTCGAAAAATTAATTTTGCCGGAACTCAAAGCAGGCCATAACGTTATTTGCGAGCGTTATAATGACTCGACTCTTGCCTATCAATCGGGAGGACATAATCAAAATATTTCTCGCGCAAGAGAGCTTATAAAGGCTTGCAATTTCCCCGAACCTGACATAAAAATTTTTCTCGATATTGACCCGGAAACAGCTTTTAAACGAGTCCAGGCGCGAAAAAATTTACATGACAAATTCGAGTCAGAAGGCTTTGACTTGATGAAACGAGTCGCAGATTTTTATCGGTCATGCAGTGATTTTATCGTGATTAAGTGCGATAATTTATCAATAGAAGAAACTTTCAGCGCGATAATTTCAAAATTGGAGGCTTTGTTATCGTGA
- the prfB gene encoding peptide chain release factor 2, with protein sequence MQCRTAFDLPALEKRSQELTKITSDPNFWTQEDSSNTLKELAQINSRLDNWTHINSEYDDLIAIEEILSDTQDNELESEFTQRYSALKNELERTSLLLLLNEPYDSSNAILMIHAGSGGLDSQDWAGMLLRMYLRYCEREGFKTNIIEAATDEGEGIKSAAVMIEGAYSYGFLKAEKGVHRLVRISPFDSAHRRHTSFAAVLVSPEFPDDVDIEIKPEDLKIDTFRASGAGGQYVNRTDSAVRITHLPSGIVVTCQNERSQHMNRQVAMHVLRSRLFEIANQERQEELDSVIGDKKEAAWGSQIRSYVLHPYTLVKDHRTNYETGNIQSVLDGDINNFIMEYLKQHSKEVKSNA encoded by the coding sequence CTGCAATGCAGGACAGCCTTTGACCTTCCCGCACTTGAAAAACGCTCGCAGGAACTCACAAAGATAACTTCAGACCCAAATTTTTGGACTCAGGAAGACAGCAGCAACACTCTTAAGGAACTTGCGCAAATAAATTCACGTCTCGATAACTGGACTCACATAAACTCAGAATATGATGATTTAATCGCTATCGAGGAAATTTTATCGGACACTCAAGACAACGAGCTTGAGTCAGAGTTCACGCAAAGATATTCAGCCCTCAAAAACGAGCTTGAACGCACAAGTTTATTATTACTGCTGAATGAGCCTTATGACTCGTCGAATGCAATATTAATGATTCATGCAGGTTCGGGAGGGCTTGACTCGCAGGACTGGGCCGGAATGCTGTTAAGAATGTATCTGCGTTACTGTGAGCGTGAGGGATTCAAGACTAACATTATAGAAGCAGCAACAGACGAAGGCGAGGGCATAAAGAGCGCTGCTGTCATGATAGAAGGTGCTTACTCGTACGGATTTCTCAAAGCTGAAAAGGGAGTGCATAGACTCGTAAGGATTTCACCGTTTGACTCTGCTCATAGAAGACACACAAGTTTTGCGGCTGTTCTCGTGTCGCCTGAATTTCCTGATGATGTCGATATTGAAATTAAGCCGGAAGATTTAAAGATTGACACATTCAGAGCAAGCGGCGCAGGAGGTCAATACGTCAACAGAACTGACTCAGCCGTCAGAATAACGCATTTGCCGTCGGGTATAGTCGTAACCTGCCAGAATGAACGATCACAGCACATGAATAGACAAGTAGCTATGCACGTTTTACGCTCAAGATTATTTGAAATCGCGAATCAAGAACGTCAAGAGGAATTAGACTCAGTTATCGGCGATAAGAAAGAAGCAGCTTGGGGGAGTCAAATTCGCTCATACGTCCTGCACCCTTATACGCTCGTGAAGGATCACAGGACAAATTACGAGACCGGCAATATTCAATCAGTATTAGACGGCGACATAAATAATTTCATAATGGAATACCTGAAGCAGCATTCAAAAGAGGTTAAGTCAAATGCGTAA
- a CDS encoding DUF2922 family protein, translated as MATSVKVVMAFTCDDGKNHNFSYKYADPELRTADVRTLVQAIITNGSVFDPVPVSLEGAKLVTTTENEFDLS; from the coding sequence ATGGCTACTAGTGTAAAAGTTGTAATGGCGTTTACATGCGATGACGGGAAAAATCATAACTTCAGCTACAAGTATGCAGATCCCGAACTCCGCACAGCAGACGTAAGAACGTTAGTACAAGCAATAATAACAAACGGGAGCGTTTTCGATCCTGTTCCCGTAAGTTTGGAAGGCGCAAAACTTGTTACTACCACTGAGAACGAATTTGATTTATCTTAG